A single genomic interval of Solimonas sp. K1W22B-7 harbors:
- a CDS encoding NAD-dependent epimerase/dehydratase family protein, which yields MKTDITKTRSQRSSGKHARLRRVLVTGGAGFIGSHTVEALLRRGYAVRVLDDLSTGKAENLPLEHARLELRTGSILDRTELDSAMQGIEGCIHLAAQVSAARSVEEPLASAERNVMGFINVLEALRHHAVQPRLVFASSAAIYGEPRSLPLTEEAVASPTNPYGLEKYVDELYADLYRRLHGVSSLGLRFFNVYGPRQDPSSSYSGVISRFIERIAAGETPTVFGDGRQTRDFIHVGDVAVAVATALDSDCNGACNVATGRRSDLLELLRLLGDCLGQAVRPQFEPARPGDIRDSCGDPARLREQLGLVAGCSLEDGLADLVASLSLPPPALKRSGPRFALP from the coding sequence ATGAAAACGGACATCACCAAGACCCGCTCGCAGCGCTCATCGGGCAAGCACGCCCGGCTGCGCCGGGTGCTGGTCACCGGCGGTGCCGGTTTCATCGGCTCGCACACAGTGGAGGCCCTGTTGCGGCGCGGCTACGCGGTGCGGGTGCTCGACGACCTCAGCACCGGCAAGGCCGAAAACCTGCCGCTGGAGCACGCACGCCTGGAACTGCGCACGGGCAGCATCCTGGACCGCACGGAACTGGACTCGGCGATGCAGGGCATCGAGGGCTGCATCCACCTGGCCGCACAGGTTTCCGCCGCCCGCTCGGTGGAGGAACCGCTGGCCTCGGCCGAGCGCAACGTGATGGGGTTCATCAACGTCCTGGAAGCCCTGCGCCACCACGCCGTGCAGCCGCGCCTGGTGTTCGCCTCGTCGGCGGCAATCTACGGCGAGCCGCGCAGCCTGCCGCTGACCGAGGAGGCGGTAGCCAGCCCGACCAATCCCTACGGCCTGGAGAAATACGTCGACGAACTCTATGCCGATCTCTACCGGCGCCTGCACGGCGTCAGCAGCCTGGGGCTGCGCTTCTTCAACGTCTACGGCCCGCGCCAGGATCCTTCCTCGTCCTACTCCGGCGTGATCTCGCGCTTCATCGAGCGCATCGCCGCCGGCGAAACCCCAACCGTGTTCGGCGACGGCCGCCAGACGCGCGACTTCATCCACGTCGGCGACGTGGCGGTGGCGGTGGCCACCGCGCTGGATTCGGACTGCAACGGCGCCTGCAACGTCGCCACCGGCCGCCGCAGCGACCTGCTGGAACTGCTGCGCCTGCTCGGCGACTGCCTGGGCCAGGCGGTGCGCCCGCAGTTCGAGCCGGCGCGGCCCGGCGACATCCGCGATTCCTGCGGCGACCCCGCCCGCCTGCGCGAGCAGCTGGGCCTGGTCGCCGGATGCAGCCTCGAGGATGGCCTGGCCGACCTCGTCGCCAGCCTGTCCCTGCCGCCGCCGGCGCTGAAGCGCAGCGGCCCCCGCTTTGCCCTTCCCTAG
- a CDS encoding DUF1302 domain-containing protein, whose product MSPSRPPALAPRLAVPATLFLAAGWAAPAAAGSFDLFGLDASYQLQGTYALAVRTEKPHDGIINTAPSQEIPIPDFLKFPESNNYDDGDRNFRRGDIVNNRVSLLGELQLSRGDYGMLVRGDAFYDRVYRGYNHNDSPETLNRTEGRHNFPFEGEATAFSDETAFYDGRRARLLDAYAYGSWYVGESGALNLRIGRHIAAWGESLFFSGIALAQSPADATKAAVPGADVKSILLPVNQISMQFALNSDWTLLGQYKLEYKETELNPVGEYFSVSDVVGPGAQFIYGIENPLYLANLSDLNLLSSDLPQTVDLLNNLLHLNLPIGGVTGLLGGLLDRLDPLLPDLNLPLGLIPQPNTPRYINVERKADIRPSDHGQWGLGLKYQVTSETNVGLYRLRYHNTTPAPVQNYDYAVLLPGIGNAPPLTTAALGLKVPTTYNIRYFDGVDMTAMSFSTTMFGVSVGGEAILREGIDLLVDVDGGLLGPVPTPSRGDVAQGLLSGLYTTGPALFWDSLTVVAEGSYIHVLDVDDACGPTSCSHDLTYTNDAWGYSFLFLIDRKNIVDGWDLQIPLFWQGVGDGHSSLLSGLGSLMGEGDRRASVGANFTRLQQFTVGVSYNAYLGDPDFSERPYADRDFAAFTMKYLF is encoded by the coding sequence ATGTCGCCGAGCCGTCCCCCCGCCCTCGCGCCGCGCCTGGCCGTGCCTGCCACCCTGTTCCTGGCCGCTGGCTGGGCCGCTCCCGCCGCCGCCGGCTCCTTCGACCTGTTCGGACTGGATGCCAGCTACCAGCTGCAGGGCACCTATGCCCTGGCGGTGCGCACCGAGAAGCCGCATGACGGCATCATCAACACCGCGCCCAGCCAGGAAATCCCGATCCCGGATTTCCTGAAGTTCCCGGAGTCCAACAACTACGACGACGGCGACCGCAACTTCCGGCGCGGCGACATCGTCAACAACCGCGTGTCGCTGCTCGGCGAACTGCAGCTCAGCCGCGGCGACTACGGCATGCTGGTACGCGGCGACGCCTTCTACGACCGCGTCTATCGCGGCTACAACCACAACGATTCGCCCGAGACGCTCAACCGCACCGAGGGGCGCCACAACTTTCCGTTTGAGGGTGAGGCCACCGCTTTCTCGGACGAGACGGCGTTCTACGACGGCCGCCGCGCGCGCCTGCTCGACGCCTATGCCTACGGCTCCTGGTACGTCGGCGAATCCGGCGCGCTGAACCTGCGCATCGGCCGCCATATCGCGGCCTGGGGCGAGAGCCTGTTCTTCTCCGGCATCGCACTGGCGCAGTCGCCGGCCGACGCGACCAAGGCGGCGGTTCCGGGCGCCGACGTGAAGAGCATCCTGCTGCCGGTCAACCAGATCTCGATGCAGTTCGCGCTCAACAGCGACTGGACCCTGCTGGGCCAGTACAAGCTGGAGTACAAGGAAACCGAGCTGAACCCGGTGGGCGAATACTTCTCGGTCAGCGACGTGGTGGGCCCGGGCGCGCAGTTCATCTACGGGATCGAGAACCCGCTGTACCTGGCGAACCTCTCGGACCTGAACCTGCTGTCCTCCGACCTGCCGCAGACGGTGGACCTGCTCAACAACCTGCTGCACCTGAACCTGCCGATCGGCGGGGTCACCGGCCTCCTCGGCGGGCTGCTGGACCGCCTCGACCCGCTGCTGCCCGATCTCAACCTGCCGCTGGGCCTGATCCCGCAGCCGAACACGCCGCGCTACATCAACGTCGAGCGCAAGGCCGACATCCGCCCCAGCGACCACGGCCAGTGGGGCCTGGGCCTGAAGTACCAGGTGACTTCCGAGACCAACGTCGGCCTCTACCGCCTGCGTTACCACAACACCACGCCGGCGCCGGTGCAGAACTACGACTACGCCGTGCTGCTGCCGGGCATCGGCAACGCACCGCCCCTGACCACCGCGGCGCTCGGACTCAAGGTGCCCACCACCTACAACATCCGCTACTTCGACGGCGTCGACATGACCGCGATGAGCTTCTCGACGACGATGTTCGGCGTGAGCGTCGGCGGCGAAGCGATCCTGCGCGAGGGCATCGACCTGCTGGTGGACGTGGACGGCGGCCTGCTCGGCCCGGTGCCCACGCCCAGCCGCGGCGATGTGGCGCAGGGCCTGCTGTCGGGCCTGTACACCACCGGCCCGGCGCTGTTCTGGGACTCGCTGACCGTGGTCGCCGAGGGCAGCTATATCCACGTGCTCGACGTGGACGATGCCTGCGGCCCGACCAGCTGCTCGCACGACCTGACCTACACCAACGACGCCTGGGGCTATTCCTTCCTGTTCCTGATCGACCGCAAGAACATCGTCGACGGCTGGGACCTGCAGATCCCGCTGTTCTGGCAGGGCGTGGGTGACGGCCACTCCTCGCTGCTGTCGGGCCTGGGCTCGCTGATGGGCGAAGGCGACCGCCGCGCCAGCGTCGGCGCCAACTTCACCCGCCTGCAGCAGTTCACCGTGGGCGTCAGCTACAACGCCTACCTCGGCGACCCGGACTTCAGCGAACGGCCCTACGCCGACCGCGACTTCGCGGCATTCACGATGAAGTACCTGTTCTAG
- the glmS gene encoding glutamine--fructose-6-phosphate transaminase (isomerizing) — MCGLVGAVADRNVVPVLMDALQRLEYRGYDSAGVALLDGGDSVSVQRCVGRVADLARSLRGVSFDGGLGIGHTRWATHGEPAERNAHPHVSRGEVAVVHNGIIENFRELRRELQAAGYEFLSDTDTEVIAHLLHRHMCGGRSLAAALRAASAELRGAYAVAVVAVSEPETLVVTRRGSPLVIGVGDDGHYVASDVTALLPVTARFVFLEEGDIAELSRGEIRIRDIDGETVERPQRQLALSSEDVDKGAYRHYMHKEIHEQPRALADSLQGRSAGESVLEDSLGFRARGLVERIRAVHLVACGTSHHAGLVARYWLEAMTGLPCSVELASEFRYRLPAVPRNCLFVGLSQSGETADTLAALRYAKESGYLSTLAICNVAESSLVREAGLSLLTRAGPELGVASTKAFTTQLSALLLLTALLSRRNGPIASAEAPILRHLAQAPVAVEAVLRLEPQIEKLARQIARHNHALFIGRGPMYPIAQEGALKLKEISYIHAEAYAAGELKHGPLALVDEHMPVIALAPASGCLDKLESNLQEVAARGGRIYAFADRACAMEDGPGMQVICMPEVNELLAPMSYTVALQLLAYHVALVRGTDVDRPRNLAKSVTVE; from the coding sequence ATGTGCGGACTCGTTGGCGCGGTCGCGGACCGCAACGTCGTACCGGTATTGATGGATGCCCTACAGCGCCTGGAATACCGCGGCTATGACTCCGCCGGCGTCGCCCTGCTGGATGGCGGCGACAGCGTTTCGGTGCAGCGCTGCGTCGGCCGCGTCGCCGACCTGGCGCGCAGCCTGCGCGGCGTCAGCTTCGACGGCGGACTGGGCATCGGCCATACGCGCTGGGCCACGCATGGCGAGCCGGCGGAGCGCAACGCGCATCCGCATGTCTCGCGCGGCGAGGTCGCGGTGGTGCACAACGGCATCATCGAGAACTTCCGCGAACTCAGGCGCGAGCTGCAGGCGGCGGGCTACGAGTTCCTGTCGGACACCGACACCGAGGTCATCGCCCATTTGCTGCATCGTCACATGTGCGGCGGCCGCTCGCTGGCGGCCGCCTTGCGCGCCGCATCCGCCGAACTCAGGGGTGCCTACGCCGTCGCCGTGGTCGCGGTGTCGGAACCTGAGACCTTGGTGGTGACGCGCCGCGGCAGCCCGCTGGTGATCGGCGTGGGCGACGACGGCCACTACGTCGCCTCCGACGTGACCGCCCTGCTGCCGGTGACCGCCCGCTTCGTATTCCTGGAGGAAGGCGACATCGCCGAACTGAGTCGCGGCGAGATCCGCATCCGCGACATCGATGGCGAGACGGTCGAGCGGCCGCAGCGGCAGCTGGCCTTGTCCAGCGAGGACGTCGACAAGGGCGCCTATCGCCACTACATGCACAAGGAAATCCACGAGCAGCCGCGCGCCCTGGCCGACAGCCTGCAGGGCCGCAGCGCCGGCGAGTCGGTGCTGGAGGACAGCCTGGGCTTTCGCGCGCGCGGCCTGGTGGAACGCATCCGCGCCGTGCACCTGGTGGCCTGCGGCACCAGCCATCATGCGGGCCTGGTGGCGCGCTACTGGCTGGAAGCCATGACCGGCCTGCCCTGCAGCGTCGAGCTGGCCAGCGAGTTCCGCTACCGCCTGCCGGCGGTGCCGCGCAACTGCCTGTTCGTGGGCCTGTCGCAGTCCGGCGAGACTGCCGACACACTGGCGGCGCTGCGCTACGCCAAGGAGTCCGGCTACCTGTCGACGCTGGCGATCTGCAACGTCGCCGAGAGCTCACTGGTGCGCGAGGCCGGCCTCAGCCTGCTGACCCGTGCCGGGCCAGAGCTGGGCGTGGCCTCGACCAAGGCCTTCACCACGCAGCTGTCCGCATTGCTACTGCTGACCGCCCTGCTGTCGCGCCGCAACGGGCCCATCGCCAGTGCCGAGGCGCCGATCCTGCGGCATCTGGCGCAGGCACCGGTGGCGGTGGAGGCGGTGCTGCGCCTGGAGCCGCAGATCGAAAAGCTGGCGCGCCAGATCGCGCGCCACAACCACGCGCTATTCATCGGCCGCGGGCCGATGTATCCCATCGCCCAGGAAGGCGCGCTCAAGCTCAAGGAGATTTCCTATATCCACGCCGAAGCCTACGCCGCCGGCGAGCTCAAGCACGGCCCGCTGGCCCTGGTGGACGAGCACATGCCGGTGATCGCGCTGGCGCCGGCCAGCGGCTGCCTCGACAAGCTGGAGTCCAACCTGCAGGAGGTGGCCGCCCGCGGCGGCCGCATCTACGCCTTCGCCGACCGCGCCTGCGCGATGGAAGACGGCCCCGGCATGCAGGTGATCTGCATGCCCGAGGTGAACGAACTGCTGGCCCCGATGAGCTACACCGTGGCGCTGCAGCTGCTGGCCTACCACGTGGCGCTGGTGCGCGGCACGGACGTGGACCGGCCGCGTAATCTGGCGAAGTCGGTGACGGTGGAGTGA
- a CDS encoding AAA family ATPase — MASTSFNIFDELSSWQKDLPVWQQCLLAKLVATNELSKNDFDQVYRELLIDFGLVSHGGVRNDYALVVPQFNNTPLEERAHLVLMHEVSGVNALKAGQALTFGPMLTVVYGPNGSGKSGYARVLKAACFTRSRDTEILGDVRINLVAQPEPTAKFKFADGTDATYMHKQPCPKLRDNFAVFDSTCIRVHLDERKSFQVMPYLFDVFPRMVDVFSKLQAQLKIDIGARLPVADRFAIAGSESTVGQALRTLSAKTDTTELDKLAVFGNAELDRLELVSKKIQELRSGDSKQIVQQNRQKIADLDALRATLIALSNAIDSDLVSKIGQEIQKVQHLKEKSAALSAAQLGNEPVQPVGTQFWRELIAAAVSYNNEAFPGDSFPPALEIIPRCVLCQQELQNDAFDRLSRFYQVATSDVENQLKGGELELDVLSGRLRKTNTGIFSPDSAARRVLKDLDVALEADVAAHVAQIEALKGALDDSIASLSLSSATPSIDSVSQRIKELSQRIGIETLSLIQKDPETLLAPLLEEKILLEDRRILSGTYTDVVNAVTSFKWVDIGRERLRTFASIQREVTTKQTDLAKRLVAQGFVDKFTENCELLELHLPVKFRFAGDAGKTDRQIEIVSASRGDFEPSDVLSEGEQTAAALADFLTEVEINGSCSGVIFDDPVTSMDHLRKESIAKRLVGEASARQVIVFTHDILFTSYLAAAAAAKGVKFTGHTVCKGEEDGSGCVDVLAFPHEEYEGAAFNRAKIHLNEANLLSGHPQRGHLEKACGNLRTAYEDFIQKKLFGNVVRRWRENITFTLNQVYFDEAIALRVHEKMAVLSRFIDAHSHSLEYQQLPLSAAFVSAEIAEFEKIRGDYTKARKIWESAKPKGEFN, encoded by the coding sequence ATGGCAAGCACTTCGTTCAACATATTTGACGAGTTGTCTTCTTGGCAGAAGGATTTGCCGGTCTGGCAGCAATGTCTATTGGCGAAGCTTGTTGCCACAAATGAACTTTCGAAGAACGATTTTGATCAAGTTTACAGAGAGCTCTTGATTGATTTTGGTTTGGTTTCGCATGGTGGCGTTCGTAACGATTACGCACTAGTAGTGCCCCAGTTCAATAACACTCCCCTCGAAGAACGCGCTCACCTAGTCTTGATGCATGAGGTTTCGGGCGTCAATGCCCTGAAAGCAGGCCAGGCATTGACCTTTGGCCCGATGCTCACGGTTGTCTATGGTCCCAACGGCTCCGGTAAGTCGGGGTATGCCCGCGTTCTTAAAGCAGCATGCTTTACCAGATCGCGTGATACCGAAATATTGGGAGACGTCCGAATCAATCTTGTGGCGCAGCCCGAGCCAACTGCGAAGTTCAAGTTCGCTGATGGCACTGACGCCACATATATGCATAAACAGCCGTGCCCGAAGTTGCGCGACAACTTTGCTGTCTTTGACTCCACTTGCATAAGAGTGCATTTGGATGAGCGAAAGTCATTTCAGGTTATGCCTTACCTATTTGACGTATTCCCGCGTATGGTGGATGTCTTCAGCAAGCTTCAGGCGCAACTGAAGATCGACATTGGCGCCAGGCTGCCAGTGGCAGACCGGTTCGCGATTGCTGGAAGTGAATCCACTGTGGGACAAGCCTTGAGGACGTTGAGTGCCAAAACTGACACTACAGAACTCGATAAATTGGCCGTATTTGGAAATGCTGAGCTAGATCGCCTGGAACTGGTGTCAAAAAAGATACAGGAACTTCGCAGTGGAGATTCGAAGCAGATCGTTCAACAGAATCGTCAGAAGATCGCCGATCTAGATGCGTTACGAGCGACGTTGATTGCACTATCCAATGCTATCGATTCAGATCTTGTGTCGAAGATTGGGCAAGAGATACAGAAAGTACAGCACCTCAAGGAAAAGTCTGCGGCGCTCTCGGCTGCCCAGCTTGGAAATGAGCCGGTCCAACCAGTCGGGACTCAGTTCTGGCGTGAGCTTATCGCTGCCGCAGTTTCTTATAACAATGAAGCCTTTCCTGGCGATTCCTTCCCGCCGGCGTTGGAAATTATCCCGCGTTGCGTGCTGTGCCAACAAGAGCTGCAAAATGACGCATTCGATCGCTTGTCCCGGTTCTATCAGGTGGCGACAAGTGATGTGGAGAACCAGCTGAAGGGGGGTGAACTAGAGCTCGATGTGCTGAGCGGAAGACTGCGGAAGACGAATACAGGGATTTTCAGTCCAGACAGCGCGGCGCGACGCGTGCTCAAGGATCTTGATGTCGCCTTAGAAGCAGACGTGGCCGCGCATGTTGCGCAGATCGAAGCCCTAAAAGGTGCCCTTGACGATTCCATAGCCAGCCTTTCACTTTCTTCGGCTACGCCCTCGATTGATTCTGTCTCGCAGCGGATTAAGGAGCTGAGTCAGCGCATCGGAATTGAAACTCTTAGTCTGATCCAAAAGGATCCGGAAACGCTCCTTGCGCCTCTGCTAGAGGAAAAGATTTTGCTGGAAGATCGAAGGATTCTTTCCGGTACGTACACGGATGTTGTAAATGCTGTAACGAGCTTCAAATGGGTGGACATTGGAAGGGAACGGCTACGGACATTTGCGAGCATTCAACGGGAAGTCACGACAAAACAGACGGATCTTGCTAAGAGGCTCGTTGCACAAGGATTCGTCGACAAATTTACGGAGAACTGCGAACTGCTTGAACTTCATCTGCCGGTAAAGTTTCGCTTCGCGGGAGATGCAGGCAAGACAGATCGTCAAATCGAAATAGTCAGCGCAAGTCGCGGCGATTTCGAGCCCTCAGACGTTTTGAGTGAGGGGGAGCAGACCGCTGCGGCATTGGCTGACTTCCTGACCGAAGTCGAGATCAATGGTAGCTGCTCGGGGGTTATCTTCGACGATCCGGTGACGTCAATGGATCACCTTCGAAAGGAGTCCATAGCCAAGCGCCTGGTTGGCGAGGCTTCCGCCCGCCAAGTCATCGTATTTACCCATGACATTCTATTCACAAGCTACCTGGCCGCAGCGGCTGCAGCCAAGGGAGTCAAGTTCACGGGGCACACCGTATGTAAGGGGGAAGAAGATGGTTCCGGATGTGTTGACGTTTTAGCATTCCCTCATGAGGAGTATGAGGGGGCGGCCTTCAACAGGGCGAAGATTCACCTGAATGAGGCTAATCTGCTCTCAGGGCATCCACAACGAGGTCATTTGGAGAAGGCGTGTGGCAATCTCCGCACGGCCTATGAAGATTTTATCCAGAAGAAGCTCTTTGGCAACGTCGTCCGACGCTGGCGGGAGAACATCACCTTTACCCTGAATCAGGTGTACTTCGATGAGGCGATCGCACTAAGGGTGCATGAGAAGATGGCGGTGCTGTCCCGCTTCATCGATGCACACTCACATAGTCTGGAGTATCAGCAGCTTCCGCTTTCAGCTGCTTTCGTAAGCGCCGAGATTGCGGAGTTCGAAAAAATAAGGGGTGACTACACTAAGGCGAGAAAAATCTGGGAAAGCGCGAAGCCTAAAGGAGAATTTAACTAG
- a CDS encoding HlyD family secretion protein encodes MRFVKPEQSDPSRDRGIQVPYAPGKRQLARWRWYLILLVVSSPLLYFVGKFLWASVAVEAPGVIAQEQITVRTLGQGYVEEVYVKPYEEVAEGDPLVRLNNPELEVRASQIRAELKALQGIPSSISAERGPTVNLQDQIEIAREQKSYQSQRMNSLQQLVDEGAATEAELSAARREEQQASSRISELYQTMAVQNHVPPSVPNTELRTRVLSLRAEQAKLEEQLEGQLVRAPRDGRIVDLAVVSGDQLALGGKVAMLAPVGGELHIDTYVPPKYAEVARSGQRGTVVFPDGSRREAEVASVPEVAREMPAGYSQPFGGNPVGVLVRMRFVDGEVMHGRISNGLPIRVRFENDWEGARLPKQIVARLDSAFGALRERFTTESSPQQQSVKSKEAL; translated from the coding sequence GTGAGATTCGTTAAACCGGAGCAGAGCGACCCCAGCCGCGATCGCGGCATCCAGGTGCCGTACGCACCGGGCAAGCGGCAGCTCGCGCGCTGGCGCTGGTACCTGATCCTGCTGGTGGTCAGCAGCCCGCTGCTGTACTTCGTCGGCAAGTTCCTGTGGGCCTCGGTGGCAGTGGAAGCCCCGGGCGTGATCGCCCAGGAGCAGATCACCGTGCGCACCCTGGGCCAGGGCTACGTCGAGGAGGTCTACGTGAAACCCTACGAGGAGGTCGCCGAGGGCGATCCGTTGGTGCGGCTCAACAACCCCGAACTGGAGGTGCGTGCCAGCCAGATCCGTGCCGAGCTGAAGGCCCTGCAGGGCATTCCCAGCAGCATCAGCGCCGAGCGCGGGCCGACCGTGAACCTGCAGGACCAGATCGAGATCGCGCGCGAGCAGAAGAGCTACCAGAGCCAGCGCATGAATTCCCTGCAACAGCTGGTGGACGAGGGCGCCGCCACCGAGGCCGAGCTTTCCGCAGCGCGCCGCGAGGAACAGCAGGCCTCGTCGCGCATCTCCGAGCTGTACCAGACCATGGCGGTGCAGAACCACGTGCCGCCGAGCGTGCCCAACACCGAGCTGCGGACCCGCGTGCTGTCGCTGCGCGCCGAGCAGGCCAAGCTGGAGGAACAGCTGGAGGGCCAGCTGGTGCGTGCCCCGCGCGACGGCCGCATCGTCGACCTGGCCGTGGTCAGTGGCGACCAGCTGGCGCTGGGCGGCAAGGTGGCGATGCTGGCACCGGTCGGCGGCGAGCTGCACATCGACACCTATGTGCCGCCGAAGTACGCCGAGGTCGCACGCTCCGGCCAGCGCGGCACGGTGGTGTTTCCCGACGGCAGCCGCCGCGAGGCCGAAGTCGCCTCGGTCCCGGAGGTGGCGCGCGAGATGCCTGCCGGCTACAGCCAGCCTTTCGGCGGCAACCCCGTCGGCGTGCTGGTGCGCATGCGCTTCGTCGATGGCGAGGTCATGCACGGCCGCATCAGCAACGGCCTGCCGATCCGTGTGCGCTTCGAGAACGACTGGGAGGGCGCCCGGCTGCCCAAGCAGATCGTGGCGCGCCTGGACAGCGCTTTCGGTGCGCTGCGCGAGCGCTTCACCACGGAGTCCTCGCCGCAGCAGCAGTCGGTGAAGAGCAAGGAGGCTTTATGA
- a CDS encoding Fic family protein: MNGGEYRYIWQSREWPRWRYDAAALAEPLSLVHHAQGHLAGRMTDLGMAQRDEATLRTFTEDVLKTSEIEGDRLSPDAVRSSVARRLGVDIGALAPADRHIDGVVDMVLDATQNFGAALTQERICGWHAALFPTGYSGMRAIRVGAWRDDHDGPMQVVSGGVGREKVHFEAPPADRLPAEMNAFLRWFDDTPQEDRLLRAGIAHLWFVTVHPFEDGNGRVARAVGDLALARAENSSQRFYSLSAQIQGERKTYYELLERTQKGTLDITEWLQWFLACLLRAIQHAEAGLSDVLAKATFWQRWAAISMNERQITLLNQLLDGFEGKLTSGKWAKIAKCSTDTALRDISSLVELGVLKKSGAGGRSTSYELVS, encoded by the coding sequence ATGAATGGCGGTGAATATAGGTATATCTGGCAATCCCGCGAATGGCCGCGCTGGCGTTACGACGCCGCCGCCCTGGCGGAGCCTTTGTCCCTGGTTCATCACGCCCAGGGACACCTCGCCGGCCGCATGACCGACCTGGGGATGGCACAGCGCGACGAGGCGACGCTGCGCACCTTCACTGAGGACGTGTTGAAGACCAGCGAGATCGAAGGCGACCGGCTGAGCCCCGATGCCGTGCGCTCCTCGGTGGCGCGGCGGCTGGGTGTCGATATCGGCGCCCTGGCGCCTGCCGATCGCCACATCGATGGAGTCGTCGACATGGTGCTGGATGCGACGCAAAACTTCGGCGCCGCCCTGACCCAGGAGCGCATCTGCGGCTGGCATGCGGCGCTCTTCCCGACCGGCTACAGCGGCATGCGGGCCATCCGGGTCGGCGCTTGGCGGGATGATCATGACGGCCCCATGCAAGTCGTTTCGGGCGGAGTCGGCCGCGAGAAGGTCCATTTCGAAGCGCCGCCGGCGGACCGGCTGCCAGCGGAAATGAACGCCTTCCTGCGCTGGTTCGACGACACCCCCCAGGAGGATCGCCTGCTTCGTGCAGGTATCGCGCATCTGTGGTTCGTCACGGTCCATCCGTTCGAAGACGGCAACGGTCGTGTCGCGCGGGCGGTGGGAGACTTGGCCCTGGCGCGGGCGGAAAACTCCTCGCAGCGCTTCTACAGCCTCTCCGCCCAAATCCAGGGCGAACGCAAGACCTACTACGAACTGCTGGAGCGCACCCAGAAGGGCACGCTCGACATCACCGAGTGGCTGCAGTGGTTTCTTGCCTGCCTATTGCGTGCGATCCAGCACGCGGAGGCGGGGCTATCCGATGTTTTGGCCAAGGCTACGTTCTGGCAGAGATGGGCCGCGATATCGATGAACGAGCGACAGATCACGCTGCTGAATCAGCTGCTGGATGGATTCGAGGGCAAGCTCACCAGCGGCAAGTGGGCAAAGATCGCGAAGTGCTCGACGGATACGGCGTTGCGCGATATCTCGAGTCTGGTGGAGTTGGGCGTTTTAAAGAAGTCAGGAGCGGGCGGACGCAGCACAAGCTACGAACTCGTATCTTGA